A window of the Lactuca sativa cultivar Salinas chromosome 7, Lsat_Salinas_v11, whole genome shotgun sequence genome harbors these coding sequences:
- the LOC111880708 gene encoding cyclic phosphodiesterase, which translates to MFVSPRFRLILIRFLSLLGILGLTLFFISISMDVQVGEAAQQPKNDVYSVWALPPEDVTERLKKLMIGLRSEFGGPEFEPHVTVVGAISLTEEEARDKLKKACEGLKAYNATVEKVATGTFFYQCVFLLLHPTTEVMETGAHCWNHFGYKSSTPYMPHLSILYADLTEEEKKRAQEKANALDESVKSLKFPISRLALYKTDTEDKTLKSWEKVTEITLQ; encoded by the exons ATGTTCGTCTCTCCGAGATTTCGCCTTATTCTGATTAGGTTTCTCTCTCTGCTCGGAATCCTAGGTTTGACTCTCTTCTTCATTTCGATTTCCATGGATGTACAAGTCGGTGAAGCAGCACAGCAGCCCAAGAATGATGTTTATTCGGTATGGGCGCTTCCGCCGGAAGATGTGACGGAGAGGTTGAAGAAACTGATGATCGGTCTGCGATCGGAGTTTGGAGGCCCTGAGTTTGAGCCGCATGTGACTGTTGTCGGAGCTATCAGCTTGACGGAGGAGGAGGCGCGTGACAAACTCAAGAAGGCCTGTGAGGGTTTGAAAGCTTATAATGCCACCGTTGAGAAGGTTGCGACGGGAACTTTCTTCTATCAGTGTGTGTTCTTGTTGCTTCATCCCACGACCGAG GTCATGGAGACTGGTGCACACTGCTGGAATCATTTTGGCTACAAGAGTTCAACTC CTTATATGCCACACTTGAGCATCCTTTATGCTGATTTAACcgaagaagaaaagaaaagagCTCAAGAGAAAGCCAATGCTCTTGATGAAAGTGTTAAAAGCTTGAAGTTCCCAATATCTCGTCTTGCTTTGTACAAAACAGACACAgaagacaaaaccctaaaatcatgggaGAAGGTGACTGAAATCACTCTCCAATGA
- the LOC111880709 gene encoding monothiol glutaredoxin-S1: MTTVRALLSENPAVIFSKTTCCISHSIISLIRKFGANLIIYELDELSNGDGIEEELMELGCSPSVPAVFIGKKLVGGANEIYSLNLESKLKPLLIDANAIWM, encoded by the coding sequence ATGACCACAGTGAGGGCTCTGTTATCTGAGAATCCAGCTGTGATTTTTAGCAAAACAACATGTTGTATAAGCCATTCGATCATATCACTCATAAGAAAATTTGGAGCAAATCTTATTATTTATGAGCTTGATGAGCTTTCTAATGGAGATGGAATTGAAGAAGAGTTAATGGAGTTAGGTTGCAGCCCTAGTGTGCCAGCTGTTTTCATAGGGAAGAAGCTTGTTGGAGGTGCTAATGAGATTTATAGTCTCAATTTGGAAAGCAAGCTTAAACCACTACTCATTGATGCTAATGCTATTTGGATGTAG
- the LOC111880623 gene encoding oil body-associated protein 2A has product MAYTQPTNGAGVEKNGIPPGKPMSIGTHMLDKGAKMLQSLKPIKQMSQHACTFALYSQDMSRQIETHHYITRINQDFLQCAVYDSDDSSGRLIGVEYIVSDRIFDTLSPDEQKLWHSHAYEIQSGLLVHPRIPEMVAKPELENMAKTYGKFWCTWQTDRGDKLPIGPPSLMMSPQEEEIAKVKPELVEKRDDKYNISTAAIRGSRTDIMGLGKLNPMADYWREHKKCFGIDVESAEMKKLTTFP; this is encoded by the exons ATGGCTTACACTCAACCAACAAACGGTGCCGGCGTCGAGAAAAATGGCATCCCGCCGGGAAAGCCAATGTCAATAGGGACACACATGTTGGACAAAGGAGCTAAGATGCTGCAGTCGTTGAAACCCATAAAGCAGATGAGTCAACATGCATGCACTTTTGCTTTATACAGTCAAGACATGTCTCGACAGATCGAGACTCATCATTACATCACACGAATCAACCAGGATTTCCTCCAGTGCGCCGTTTATGACTCCGACGACTCCTCCGGCAGACTCATAGGGGTGGAATACATAGTCTCTGATCGTATTTTTGATACTCTGTCACCTGATGAACAGAAACTATGGCACTCTCATGCTTATGAG ATACAATCAGGGCTTCTAGTGCACCCACGAATCCCAGAAATGGTTGCCAAACCGGAGCTCGAAAACATGGCCAAAACCTATGGGAAGTTTTGGTGCACATGGCAAACCGATAGAG GTGATAAGCTGCCGATTGGGCCACCGTCGTTAATGATGTCACCACAGGAGGAGGAGATTGCGAAGGTTAAGCCGGAGTTGGTGGAAAAGAGAGACGATAAGTACAATATATCGACTGCTGCTATTCGGGGTTCGAGAACTGATATCATGGGGCTCGGGAAGTTGAATCCCATGGCAGATTACTGGAGAGAGCATAAGAAGTGTTTTGGTATCGATGTCGAAAGTGCAGAGATGAAGAAGTTGACAACGTTTCCATAA